One Gemmatimonadota bacterium genomic window, TCGCGCCGGCGCCGCGCGCGCTGGGTGGAGCCGGCGAGGCCTGGCCCTGGTCGTGGGCGGCTGGGGACTGCTCGCCGGCTTGTTGGGGACCATCATCCTGGGCCTCTGGCTGGGCACCGAGCACGTGTTCACCTACGGCAACGAAAACGTCGTCCAGATGACCCCGCTGTCGCTCGGGCTGGCGATCTTGGGACCCATCGCCATCCTGCGCGGCCGCGCCACCCGGCTGGTAGCGGGCCTTTCCGCGGCGGTGGCGGCCCTTTCGGCAATCGGCTTCTTCGCGCAGGTCCTGCCGGGGCTGGACCAGGTGAACGGGGCCATCGTGGCGCTGGCCCTGCCCGTCCATCTCGCGACCGCGTGGGCGCTCAGGGGAGGAGCCGCGTACGGACGCCCTCGCGCGGCTCCAAGGGACGCCGCGGGCGGCGCGCTGGAAGGCGGCTGAGGCACACCTTCGGGCGTGGCCGCCGCCTGGACGAGCCGGCGGTCCAGCGGCTAGTTTGAATACATGAGTAGCCCCAATCGCCGCCTTCCCTTGTTCGTCCTGCCGAGCGTGCTGTATCCAGGCATGCAGATGCCGCTGCACATCTTCGAGCCCCGATACCGACGGATGGTGGCGCGCTGCGTGGAGACGAGCGGCGAGTTCGGGCTCGTCTACCACGACCCGGACGCATCCGGCCCCTTCCTGATCGACGAGGGCAGAGTGGGCTGCGCCGCACGCATTCTGGAGTTCAAGCCCATCCCCGACGGCCGCTCTCTGATCCTCGTGCAGGGCGTGGAGCGGTTCGCCATCCGGGACGGCATCGAGTCCGAGGAGCCATTCTACGAGGCGCTCGTCGAGTCGTACGTGGACTACGCGGCTGTCGGAGCCGGTCTCCGGGCGCGCAGAGCCGACTCCATCGGCTTGTTCCGCGAAGTCGCGGCCAGGGCCATGGACGCCGGGGCCACGCTGCCCTGCGTGGACGAGGACCGCGAGACGTCGTTCCTGCTGGGGGAGCGAATCCACCTCGAGATGGGGTGGCGCCAGGCGCTGCTGGAATCGCGC contains:
- a CDS encoding LON peptidase substrate-binding domain-containing protein encodes the protein MSSPNRRLPLFVLPSVLYPGMQMPLHIFEPRYRRMVARCVETSGEFGLVYHDPDASGPFLIDEGRVGCAARILEFKPIPDGRSLILVQGVERFAIRDGIESEEPFYEALVESYVDYAAVGAGLRARRADSIGLFREVAARAMDAGATLPCVDEDRETSFLLGERIHLEMGWRQALLESRNEFDRLDRIDAVLRAVLSRYE